A genomic region of Pseudomonas sp. RSB 5.4 contains the following coding sequences:
- a CDS encoding DMT family transporter, whose amino-acid sequence MSLVILLAVVVLAGAVLSVQAAINGRLGESVGVLRSSLLTFFVGAVITGLLIVFFEPAHAVSLLDVPKWQVCGALFGVVYMMVMVGAVPVVGTAVATVAVIVGQLGMGMLIDNFGWLGNPAIELSSSRVLAMVCLGLALVFMYRSSVRRSD is encoded by the coding sequence ATGAGTCTGGTTATTTTGTTGGCAGTGGTGGTGTTGGCGGGCGCGGTGTTGAGTGTCCAGGCGGCGATCAATGGACGGCTCGGTGAAAGCGTCGGGGTGTTGCGCAGCAGTTTGCTGACGTTTTTCGTCGGGGCGGTGATCACCGGGTTGTTGATTGTGTTTTTTGAGCCGGCCCATGCGGTGAGTTTGCTCGATGTGCCGAAGTGGCAGGTCTGCGGGGCGCTTTTTGGGGTGGTTTACATGATGGTGATGGTCGGCGCAGTGCCTGTTGTCGGGACGGCGGTGGCGACTGTTGCGGTGATTGTTGGTCAACTTGGGATGGGGATGTTGATTGATAATTTTGGCTGGTTGGGGAATCCGGCGATCGAGCTTTCGTCTTCGCGGGTGTTGGCGATGGTTTGTCTGGGGTTGGCTTTGGTCTTTATGTATCGGAGTAGTGTTCGTCGTTCTGATTGA
- a CDS encoding helix-turn-helix transcriptional regulator — MALAAPPDLSDTDVPVQPLARTYPRGLFIEPHEHVWGQLLYAMSGVMWVETPHEALVVPPQRAVWLPPGVPHGIRVVSDLQMRNIYLRPVLAATLDSTVQVIEVGGLLRELIVGLVEQGDSGEPAYYEALVGLALLELKRARRSQLKIPLPDDSDRRLMNLCQAVMVAPSLEIPFEQHAENAGASVRTLARLFKDSLGMGFAEWRRQVQLATAVAELIQGVPVSAIARELGYSPSSFSDMFRRELGVAPSQFMTT, encoded by the coding sequence ATGGCCCTCGCCGCCCCCCCTGATTTGAGTGATACCGATGTCCCGGTGCAGCCGCTGGCGCGCACGTATCCGCGTGGCTTGTTCATCGAGCCGCACGAGCATGTCTGGGGGCAGTTGCTGTATGCGATGAGCGGGGTGATGTGGGTCGAGACGCCGCATGAGGCGCTGGTGGTGCCGCCGCAGCGGGCGGTGTGGTTGCCGCCCGGGGTGCCGCATGGGATTCGGGTGGTGTCGGACTTGCAGATGCGCAACATTTACCTGCGACCGGTGCTGGCGGCGACACTGGATTCTACCGTGCAGGTGATCGAGGTCGGTGGGCTGTTGCGTGAGTTGATCGTCGGGCTGGTGGAGCAGGGCGACAGCGGCGAGCCGGCCTATTACGAGGCCCTGGTCGGGCTGGCGCTACTGGAACTCAAGCGCGCCCGGCGCTCGCAACTGAAGATCCCGCTGCCGGACGATTCCGACCGGCGCCTGATGAATTTGTGCCAGGCGGTGATGGTGGCACCGTCGCTGGAGATCCCGTTCGAGCAGCACGCGGAAAACGCCGGGGCCAGCGTGCGCACGCTGGCGCGGTTGTTCAAGGACAGCCTGGGCATGGGCTTCGCCGAATGGCGGCGGCAGGTGCAACTGGCGACGGCGGTGGCCGAGTTGATTCAGGGCGTGCCAGTGAGTGCGATTGCTCGCGAGCTGGGGTATTCGCCGAGCAGTTTCAGTGACATGTTCCGGCGCGAGCTGGGTGTGGCGCCTTCGCAATTTATGACCACCTGA
- a CDS encoding DUF6555 family protein encodes MNNAKLFVIDYTLHGTPKSFIIRSDKMDNAEAWHWASCDAGVGRIPRFGREKVQKTSKPMAEKFGVENVTWRPAS; translated from the coding sequence ATGAACAACGCAAAACTGTTTGTCATCGACTACACCCTTCACGGCACGCCCAAGTCGTTCATTATCCGTTCGGACAAAATGGACAACGCCGAGGCGTGGCACTGGGCAAGCTGCGACGCCGGCGTGGGTCGCATCCCGCGTTTCGGCCGGGAAAAGGTACAAAAGACCAGCAAACCGATGGCGGAGAAATTCGGCGTGGAAAACGTCACATGGCGACCGGCGAGCTAG
- a CDS encoding nucleoside-specific channel-forming protein Tsx — protein MHAASLLRAPFARTFAVSLLLTGVTGVLSHTALAQPVLPEESAQGEALSPEAAPPKKGAYLSDWYNQDLTLIGSKDISFGPQPADDIYLEYEYFGRKGPFELYGYIDIPKIFNIGNSHDKGVWDHGSPVFMEHEPRISIDYLAGRSLAIGPFKEWYVAFDWIYDHGSRKENRANTLYSGFGTDIDTHSRVNLSANLYGRYQWENYGASNEYSWDGYRAQLKYIVPIDKFSNGASLTYIGFTNFDFGSDIHKDNPARTANATVATNVLLYSFTHLRFTLVGRYFHNGGNWEDGSELNFGDGNFRARSNGWGYYAGIGYQF, from the coding sequence ATGCACGCCGCTTCCCTTCTCCGCGCCCCATTTGCGCGCACGTTCGCTGTTTCCCTGCTACTGACCGGCGTTACCGGAGTTCTCAGCCATACCGCACTGGCGCAACCGGTCCTGCCCGAAGAGTCCGCTCAGGGCGAGGCTCTCAGCCCGGAAGCTGCCCCGCCGAAAAAAGGCGCTTACCTGTCGGACTGGTACAACCAGGACCTGACGCTGATCGGCAGCAAGGACATCAGTTTCGGGCCGCAGCCGGCCGACGATATCTATCTGGAATACGAATACTTCGGGCGCAAGGGGCCGTTCGAGCTGTACGGCTACATAGACATTCCGAAGATCTTCAACATCGGCAACAGCCACGACAAAGGTGTGTGGGATCACGGCTCGCCAGTGTTCATGGAACACGAGCCGCGCATCTCCATCGACTACCTCGCCGGCCGCAGCCTGGCCATCGGCCCGTTCAAGGAATGGTACGTGGCGTTCGACTGGATCTACGATCACGGCAGCCGCAAGGAGAACCGCGCCAACACGCTGTACAGCGGCTTCGGCACCGACATCGACACCCATTCGCGGGTCAACCTGTCGGCCAACCTGTACGGGCGCTACCAGTGGGAAAACTACGGTGCGAGCAATGAGTATTCGTGGGACGGCTACCGCGCCCAGCTCAAGTACATCGTGCCCATCGACAAATTCAGCAACGGCGCGTCGCTGACCTACATCGGCTTCACCAATTTCGATTTCGGCTCCGACATCCACAAGGACAATCCGGCGCGCACCGCCAATGCCACGGTGGCGACCAACGTGTTGCTGTATTCGTTCACCCACTTGCGTTTCACCCTGGTCGGTCGCTATTTCCACAACGGCGGCAACTGGGAAGACGGCAGCGAGCTGAACTTCGGCGACGGCAATTTCCGCGCGCGCTCCAACGGTTGGGGCTACTACGCCGGCATTGGCTACCAGTTCTGA
- a CDS encoding purine nucleoside permease — protein MQAMTRLTLAAAALLSSTTWAAEAPIQPKVVLITMFAPEAQNWIERLDLKQEIRVPGLSAEYPSIRCNSQQVCLLTTGMGQTNAAASTLALALSPKFDLRKSWFLIAGIAGISPKHGTIGTAAWAHYLVEFGTQWELDSRDAPSSWPTGYLGINTKGPNEKPPLDYKTEVFELNPKLQAKAFALSHKVELSESKESAAWRLKYPSAPANQPPVVTRCDTLAGNTWFSGTRLSERAEVWTKLLTDNQGEYCTTQQEDNSTYEALLRASREGLVDVQRLAVVRAGSDFDRPAPGGSEVDNLLKYADQGGFVPALENLYRAGNPLVQDILKNWSAWENGVPQS, from the coding sequence ATGCAAGCAATGACGCGTCTGACCCTGGCCGCTGCGGCCCTGCTCTCTTCCACTACTTGGGCGGCTGAAGCGCCGATCCAGCCGAAAGTGGTGCTGATCACCATGTTCGCCCCCGAGGCGCAGAACTGGATCGAGCGCCTCGACCTGAAACAGGAAATCCGCGTGCCGGGGCTGTCCGCCGAGTACCCGAGCATTCGCTGCAACAGCCAGCAGGTGTGCCTGCTGACCACCGGCATGGGCCAGACCAACGCCGCGGCTTCGACCCTGGCCCTGGCGCTGTCGCCGAAATTCGATCTGCGCAAAAGCTGGTTCCTGATCGCCGGGATCGCCGGCATCAGCCCGAAACACGGGACCATCGGCACCGCGGCGTGGGCGCATTATCTGGTGGAGTTCGGTACGCAATGGGAGCTGGATTCGCGCGATGCGCCGTCGAGCTGGCCGACCGGTTACCTCGGCATCAACACCAAAGGCCCGAACGAAAAACCGCCGTTGGACTACAAGACCGAAGTTTTCGAACTCAACCCGAAACTGCAGGCCAAAGCCTTCGCCCTGAGCCACAAGGTCGAACTGAGTGAAAGCAAGGAGTCGGCGGCCTGGCGCCTGAAATACCCGTCCGCCCCGGCCAACCAGCCGCCAGTGGTTACGCGCTGCGACACGCTGGCGGGCAACACCTGGTTCTCCGGTACACGCCTGAGCGAACGCGCCGAGGTCTGGACCAAGTTGCTGACCGACAATCAGGGTGAATACTGCACCACGCAACAGGAGGACAACTCCACCTATGAAGCCCTGCTGCGCGCCAGTCGTGAAGGTCTGGTGGATGTGCAGCGTCTGGCCGTGGTACGCGCCGGCTCCGACTTTGATCGCCCGGCTCCGGGCGGCAGTGAAGTGGACAACCTGCTGAAATACGCCGATCAGGGCGGCTTCGTGCCGGCGCTGGAAAACCTCTATCGCGCCGGCAATCCGCTGGTGCAGGACATCCTGAAAAACTGGTCGGCGTGGGAAAACGGCGTCCCGCAATCCTGA
- a CDS encoding metallothionein: MPDRKCDCPNCKCTIKEGDHSYAVHGKHYCCEACAHHHKGGEECSSKGCHCAHPK; encoded by the coding sequence ATGCCCGATAGAAAATGCGACTGCCCCAACTGCAAATGCACCATCAAAGAAGGCGACCACTCTTACGCCGTACACGGCAAACACTACTGCTGCGAGGCCTGCGCGCACCACCACAAGGGCGGTGAAGAGTGTTCAAGCAAGGGCTGCCATTGCGCCCACCCCAAATAA
- a CDS encoding zinc-binding alcohol dehydrogenase family protein → MKALQFDKTGDLSSLRFVDVPTPVPGADEVLVEIKAAGLNPSDVKNVLGRFPYTTLPRIPGRDFAGVVVQGPQALIGKEVWGTGRDLGFFADGSHAQFVKLPATGVAAKPAHLSFAQAASLGVPYTTAWDALERSLVTGETRLLVIGGGAVATAALALAKVRGAQILAAARRPEQVKELQAQGYSTIQLDKPEDLGAQVNAVYSGGADVIFDTTGFWLPASVAALAPFGRIAIIAAPVDGHVQLPALALYRKGGSVVGINSLLYSVQACAAMLEQFGRFFDEDRLPLPQGLVEVPLAEGVQRYAQVNQGGGDKIILIP, encoded by the coding sequence ATGAAAGCACTGCAATTCGATAAAACCGGCGACCTGTCTTCCTTGCGTTTCGTTGACGTGCCGACCCCGGTGCCTGGCGCTGATGAAGTGCTGGTCGAGATCAAGGCCGCCGGCCTGAACCCCAGCGATGTGAAGAACGTGCTCGGGCGTTTTCCGTACACCACATTGCCGCGGATTCCCGGTCGTGATTTCGCAGGCGTAGTGGTGCAAGGGCCGCAAGCGTTGATCGGTAAAGAGGTCTGGGGCACCGGGCGCGACCTGGGCTTTTTTGCCGATGGCTCCCATGCGCAGTTCGTCAAACTGCCGGCCACCGGAGTGGCAGCCAAACCGGCGCATCTGAGTTTCGCCCAGGCTGCGAGCCTCGGCGTGCCGTACACCACGGCGTGGGATGCGCTGGAGCGCAGCCTGGTGACTGGCGAAACACGTTTGCTGGTGATCGGCGGCGGTGCGGTGGCCACGGCGGCGTTGGCGCTGGCCAAGGTGCGGGGTGCGCAGATTCTGGCGGCCGCGCGGCGGCCGGAGCAAGTCAAGGAGTTGCAGGCGCAGGGTTATTCGACGATTCAGCTGGATAAACCCGAAGACCTCGGCGCGCAGGTCAACGCGGTATACAGCGGCGGCGCCGACGTGATCTTCGATACCACCGGTTTCTGGCTGCCGGCCTCGGTAGCGGCATTGGCACCGTTCGGGCGCATTGCGATCATTGCCGCACCGGTCGATGGCCATGTGCAGTTGCCAGCGCTGGCGCTGTACCGCAAGGGTGGTTCGGTGGTCGGGATCAACTCGCTGCTGTACAGCGTGCAAGCCTGTGCGGCGATGCTTGAGCAGTTCGGACGCTTCTTCGATGAGGATCGGCTGCCGTTGCCACAAGGCCTGGTGGAGGTGCCGCTGGCGGAGGGGGTGCAGCGCTATGCGCAGGTGAATCAGGGCGGTGGCGACAAGATTATTCTTATCCCCTAA
- a CDS encoding DUF1427 family protein — protein MNYLISLAIGLGVGLLYGALNFRSPAPPAIALVGLLGMLAGEQLWPMGRQLVAGWWS, from the coding sequence ATGAACTATCTGATTTCGCTGGCCATCGGTCTGGGTGTCGGCCTGCTCTATGGCGCGCTGAATTTCCGTTCCCCGGCGCCACCGGCCATTGCGCTGGTGGGGCTGCTGGGCATGCTCGCGGGTGAGCAGTTGTGGCCGATGGGCCGGCAACTGGTCGCCGGTTGGTGGTCCTGA